The following DNA comes from Cytophagales bacterium.
CAGCGTTGGTCAACTTAGGCAAGGCATATTATGACCGTTCTTCGTTGGATTCAGCCATTTTTTATACCAAAAGTGGTCTTGGCATATTTCGCAAATTGAAGGATCAGTTTGGCATTGCAAAGTCGCTCAATAACCTGGGACTTTATTATGGCGACATCAACGCCCTGGAACAGAGCCAGGAATTCTATAAGGAGGCCCTCCAAATAGCGGAAGAGCAAAAATTCAACACGTTGGTAACAGACCTTTACAATCGTATCGGTTTTGTTTTTATTCGTCAGGAAAGACTCGAATTGGGACTTCAGTACATCATGAAGCCTTTCGAAGCCACTAAAGGTGAGGAAACCACCGATCGAGTCAAAGCAATATTCAATGTTGCCAATGTGCTGCAAAGGATGGGGAGGCTCGAGGAGTCCCTGAGTTATCTTGATACGATGGAGTTTGTCTCCAGAAAAATTGATTTCCAATTTGGGGTGGCCAAATCCCTTGGAATGCGAGGATATACGCTCATGGATATGGGTCGATTTGCCAAAGCCATAACTGCCGTCGAAGAAGCAATCAGGCTGTTTGATCAATTTGGAATTCAAAATGAATTATTACAGGCAAAGTTGGCAAAAGCAAGGATTTTGCAGGAACAGAAGAAGTATCAGGAGATGGAAGGAGTGCTCAACGAAATTGAAAAAGATATTTCAACTATAGAAAACTTCCAGGTGCTGACAGAGATCTACGATGCCAGGTACGTATGCATGAAAAACCTGGGTAAATATGACCTTGCACTACAAGCCTTAGAAAAACGATCACATGCCAGAGATAGCTTATACCTGACCAATGCAACGGCACAGATTGAAGAAATAACCACCAAGTATGAGGTGGATCGCAAAGATCAGGAAATTCAAAACCTGACACAGCAAGGCAAAATTCAACAACTGGAAATCCGCCAAAGAACCATTCTTCTGATCG
Coding sequences within:
- a CDS encoding histidine kinase, encoding MRKLPILLFLCFCSLVNAAQAPTDSLLQLTAAEYPATKRIQAFNELYQLYALDSPNYAFHLMKEATALIEQENAAAASALVNLGKAYYDRSSLDSAIFYTKSGLGIFRKLKDQFGIAKSLNNLGLYYGDINALEQSQEFYKEALQIAEEQKFNTLVTDLYNRIGFVFIRQERLELGLQYIMKPFEATKGEETTDRVKAIFNVANVLQRMGRLEESLSYLDTMEFVSRKIDFQFGVAKSLGMRGYTLMDMGRFAKAITAVEEAIRLFDQFGIQNELLQAKLAKARILQEQKKYQEMEGVLNEIEKDISTIENFQVLTEIYDARYVCMKNLGKYDLALQALEKRSHARDSLYLTNATAQIEEITTKYEVDRKDQEIQNLTQQGKIQQLEIRQRTILLIGIALLLIALTIAGILWNRQKTINHRQAVSAMEQKLLRLQMNPHFIFNALGSIQQFMHNNDPQKAGLYLAKFSKLMRSTLEYSRKEWITLDEEITLLDAYIEIQRLCTQQSFEAHIIVNEELDQEMIKVPPMFAQPFVENVFEHANLDESGKLEIRFEIAAGKIHLSICDNGKGISHSSEQQHESLATTITQERLALLSKKFSEKFEISIGQWMDRESGTRVDLSLPYH